The genomic DNA CGCGAATGGCGTTAAACCACCGCTGCAAATTGGGGAACTCGTCCAGGTTTTGCTGCTGCTTCTCGTAGGGCACGATCCAGGGATAGCAAGCCATATCTGCGATCGAATAATTCCCGGCAACATACTCGTGCTTTGCCAGCTGGCGATCGAGAACGCCGTAGAGCCGATGGGTTTCTTTAACGTAGCGATCGATCGCGTAGGGCAGTTTTTCGGGTGCGTACTGTACAAAATGATGGTTTTGTCCTGCCATAGGTCCCAGTCCGCCCATCTGCCAGAACAGCCACTCCAGGACTGCCTTGCGTCCGCGCAGATCCGCTGGAATAAATTGTCCTGTCTTGTCTGCTAAATACAGCAAAATCGCGCCGGATTCAAACAGGGAAAGGGGTTCGCCGCCGTCGGCAGGATTGTGATCAACGATCGCGGGCATCCGGTTATTGGGCGCAATCTTGAGAAAGTCTGGCTGAAACTGATCGCCTGCGCCAATGTTGATTGGAATAATACGATATTCAAGTCCGGCTTCTTCTAGAAAGATAGTAATTTTGTGACCGTTGGGAGTGGGCCAGTAATACAGATCGATCATGGCAACACCTGATAGAAGGTTATGTTCACCTTAAATCATCCCC from Leptolyngbya ohadii IS1 includes the following:
- a CDS encoding glutathione S-transferase N-terminal domain-containing protein, which encodes MIDLYYWPTPNGHKITIFLEEAGLEYRIIPINIGAGDQFQPDFLKIAPNNRMPAIVDHNPADGGEPLSLFESGAILLYLADKTGQFIPADLRGRKAVLEWLFWQMGGLGPMAGQNHHFVQYAPEKLPYAIDRYVKETHRLYGVLDRQLAKHEYVAGNYSIADMACYPWIVPYEKQQQNLDEFPNLQRWFNAIRDRAAVVRAYEKGEPLRSQTAMTEKSKKILFGQTARTGQSQ